A genomic window from Candidatus Rokuibacteriota bacterium includes:
- a CDS encoding HD domain-containing phosphohydrolase, producing MASLVAGLPPEFDGRAVLPGAAPTLARNEDVVLLVDADSDSPEPIAAAGRGGDIPVIALMATPPAAVTLPANWYACLPKPVAAPVLARAVSNAFEHLRMRGEAEETRRQLEELNTIGIRLSAERDVDALFALILSLARAITHSDAGSIYLVEEPDGEPRRLRFQLSQNDSVSLAATYSGGVLTAAAHVPVDEESIAGHVALTGETIHLADAYAPPSSARYRINTAFDRHAGYRTKSMLVVPMRTPAGDIIGVLQLINCKPDRARRFASPEEIEREVLPYPDRFITLAASLASQAAVALENNRLYESVRVLFEGFVSASVTAIESRDPTTSGHSFRVADLTVSLAQAACRAEAGPFRDLRFSPDEIREIRYASLLHDFGKVGVREDVLVKAKKLPPLRLELIRQRAQILKRGLELRYARQKLARLLRGAREGFEAQAAMWDLELAALLGEIDSHLATVGAANEPAVMPADAAAGIRSIAVRAFVDHLGESHTIITPEEAEILSITRGSLTREEFRQIQSHVLHTFEFLKRIPWTKELRRVPEIASSHHEKINGSGYPEGRRGVQIPLQSRMMTVSDIFDALTASDRPYKAAVPVERALDILDQERKAGALDSDVFNLFTDLKPWESANKS from the coding sequence GTGGCGAGCCTCGTGGCAGGCCTGCCCCCGGAGTTCGACGGGCGCGCCGTGCTCCCGGGCGCGGCGCCCACCCTCGCCCGGAACGAAGACGTCGTGCTCCTGGTGGACGCGGACAGCGACTCGCCGGAGCCGATCGCCGCCGCCGGCCGCGGAGGCGACATCCCTGTGATCGCTCTCATGGCCACCCCGCCCGCCGCCGTGACGCTGCCGGCGAACTGGTACGCATGCCTGCCCAAGCCCGTCGCGGCGCCCGTACTCGCGCGCGCGGTGTCGAACGCGTTCGAGCACCTCCGTATGCGCGGCGAGGCCGAGGAGACCCGACGGCAGCTCGAGGAGCTCAACACCATCGGCATCCGGCTCTCGGCCGAGCGCGACGTCGACGCCCTGTTCGCGCTCATTCTCTCACTGGCGCGCGCCATCACCCACAGCGACGCGGGCTCCATATACCTCGTCGAGGAGCCGGACGGGGAGCCGCGACGGCTCCGCTTCCAGCTCTCACAGAACGACTCGGTGTCTCTGGCAGCGACCTACTCGGGCGGCGTCCTCACGGCGGCGGCCCATGTGCCGGTGGACGAGGAGAGCATCGCGGGCCACGTGGCGCTCACGGGAGAGACCATTCACCTGGCCGATGCCTACGCGCCGCCGAGCAGCGCCCGCTACCGCATCAACACGGCCTTCGACCGGCATGCCGGCTACAGGACCAAGTCCATGCTGGTGGTGCCGATGAGGACCCCGGCAGGGGACATCATCGGGGTCCTCCAGCTGATCAACTGCAAGCCCGACAGGGCCCGGCGCTTCGCCTCGCCCGAGGAGATCGAGCGCGAGGTCCTGCCCTACCCCGATCGCTTCATCACCCTCGCCGCCTCCCTCGCCTCGCAGGCGGCCGTCGCGCTGGAAAACAACCGGCTGTACGAGAGCGTGCGCGTGCTCTTCGAGGGCTTCGTGAGCGCCTCGGTCACCGCCATCGAGTCGCGCGACCCGACCACCTCGGGGCACTCGTTCCGGGTCGCCGACCTGACGGTGTCGCTCGCCCAAGCCGCCTGCCGCGCCGAGGCCGGGCCGTTCCGCGACCTGCGCTTCTCCCCCGATGAGATCCGCGAGATCCGCTACGCCTCCCTCCTGCACGACTTCGGCAAGGTCGGTGTGCGCGAGGACGTGCTCGTCAAGGCCAAGAAGCTCCCGCCGCTCCGCCTCGAGCTGATCCGCCAGCGGGCGCAGATCCTCAAGCGCGGGCTCGAGCTGAGGTACGCGAGGCAGAAGCTCGCTCGCCTCCTGCGGGGTGCACGCGAGGGCTTCGAAGCCCAGGCGGCGATGTGGGACCTCGAGCTGGCCGCCCTCCTGGGAGAGATCGACTCACACCTCGCGACCGTCGGGGCGGCCAACGAGCCCGCCGTCATGCCGGCCGACGCGGCCGCCGGAATCCGCAGCATCGCCGTCCGCGCCTTCGTGGACCACCTGGGCGAAAGCCATACCATCATCACGCCCGAGGAGGCCGAGATCCTCTCGATCACGCGAGGGAGCCTGACGCGGGAGGAATTCCGGCAGATCCAGTCCCACGTGCTCCATACCTTCGAGTTCCTCAAGCGAATCCCGTGGACGAAGGAACTCCGCCGCGTCCCGGAGATCGCCAGCTCGCATCACGAGAAGATCAACGGCTCGGGCTACCCGGAGGGCCGCCGCGGAGTCCAGATCCCCCTGCAGTCGCGCATGATGACCGTGTCGGACATCTTCGACGCGCTCACCGCCAGCGACCGCCCCTACAAGGCCGCGGTGCCGGTCGAGCGGGCGCTGGATATCCTCGACCAGGAGCGCAAGGCCGGCGCCCTCGACTCCGATGTCTTCAACCTCTTCACCGATCTCAAGCCGTGGGAATCCGCCAACAAGAGTTAG
- a CDS encoding ATPase domain-containing protein yields MTARVSTGLGRLDAMLGGGLLPGTLCVAYGATGIGKTHLGLHFAHAGEAADGTPGIFFDMNARGDSQQHAEYASRLYGWVLNRWTHTVTPMADPFPSPQQMTARYCDALPWAGKLRDYQVPTSDGGLELDWNWKSEYNHAMYTARPFIYFHLGAGCRRVVVDGVEPMDVPGDYIQPFLFDELYRTVIHRDSETLGMEICLPVWKHRDFIDSHLYDHPSVTTLLLVTTEETRLEHLIARKVASGDVGAVANTILVMGSERVGNRLGRFLCVVKHRGSAKSDEIAEYRVTERGIEFV; encoded by the coding sequence ATGACTGCTCGTGTATCGACGGGTCTCGGGCGGCTGGATGCGATGCTGGGCGGCGGGCTCCTGCCCGGCACGCTCTGCGTCGCCTACGGCGCGACGGGAATAGGCAAGACGCACCTCGGGCTCCACTTCGCCCACGCGGGTGAGGCCGCCGACGGGACGCCGGGCATCTTCTTCGACATGAACGCGCGGGGCGACTCCCAGCAGCACGCCGAGTACGCGTCGCGCCTGTACGGATGGGTGCTGAACCGGTGGACGCACACGGTCACGCCCATGGCCGATCCGTTCCCTTCGCCGCAGCAGATGACGGCCCGCTATTGCGACGCGCTCCCGTGGGCGGGCAAGCTCAGGGACTACCAGGTGCCCACCTCCGACGGCGGGCTCGAGCTGGACTGGAACTGGAAGTCCGAGTACAACCACGCGATGTACACGGCCCGGCCGTTCATCTACTTTCACCTGGGCGCCGGGTGCCGGCGCGTCGTGGTGGACGGCGTCGAGCCGATGGACGTGCCCGGCGACTACATCCAGCCCTTCCTCTTCGATGAGCTGTACCGCACGGTCATCCACCGCGACAGCGAGACGCTGGGGATGGAGATCTGTCTTCCTGTCTGGAAGCATCGTGATTTCATCGACAGCCACCTCTACGACCACCCGTCCGTCACCACCCTGCTCCTGGTGACGACCGAGGAGACGCGGCTCGAGCACCTGATCGCGCGCAAGGTCGCCTCCGGGGACGTCGGCGCCGTCGCCAACACCATACTCGTCATGGGCAGCGAGCGCGTGGGCAACCGGCTCGGCCGTTTCCTCTGCGTCGTCAAGCACCGGGGCAGCGCGAAGAGCGACGAGATCGCGGAGTACAGGGTCACGGAGCGCGGCATCGAGTTCGTGTAG